The Magnetovibrio sp. genome includes a window with the following:
- a CDS encoding competence/damage-inducible protein A, which translates to MNDMTSHEAVTACVLVIGNEVLSGRTQDANINYLARELTKLGIRVAECRVIPDIEAEIVDAVNHCRAKYTYVFTTGGIGSTHDDITAQSVAKAFGLGFGTHPEAERRLLAHYGDNANAARMRMAMTPEGADLIDNPVSVAPGFRVENVFVMAGVPVIARAMFDGVKGELKGGKVLVVKTVSTIGISEGMIGEQLRAVQAAHADVDIGSYPFLKFGGFGTNLVVRGEDAAKVNAACTDLKAMIVAAGGEPIDGETEGEELK; encoded by the coding sequence ATGAACGACATGACATCCCATGAAGCCGTAACGGCCTGCGTCCTGGTGATCGGCAACGAGGTGTTGTCCGGACGCACCCAGGACGCCAACATCAATTACCTGGCCAGAGAACTGACGAAGCTCGGCATCCGGGTGGCGGAATGCCGGGTGATTCCCGACATCGAAGCCGAAATCGTCGATGCGGTGAACCATTGTCGCGCCAAATACACTTATGTTTTCACCACCGGCGGCATCGGCTCGACCCACGACGACATCACCGCCCAGTCTGTGGCCAAAGCGTTTGGGCTTGGTTTCGGCACCCACCCCGAAGCGGAGCGGCGGTTGCTGGCGCATTATGGCGACAATGCCAACGCGGCGCGCATGCGCATGGCGATGACCCCCGAGGGTGCGGACCTGATCGACAACCCGGTATCCGTCGCGCCGGGCTTTCGCGTCGAAAACGTCTTTGTCATGGCCGGGGTTCCGGTGATCGCCCGGGCGATGTTCGACGGCGTCAAAGGCGAACTCAAGGGCGGCAAGGTTCTGGTGGTCAAGACCGTGTCGACCATCGGCATTTCCGAAGGCATGATCGGCGAGCAGCTGCGCGCCGTGCAGGCCGCGCACGCGGACGTCGATATCGGCTCGTACCCGTTTTTGAAATTCGGCGGCTTCGGCACCAATTTGGTGGTCCGGGGCGAAGACGCGGCCAAAGTGAACGCCGCGTGCACGGATCTCAAAGCGATGATCGTCGCCGCAGGGGGTGAACCCATCGACGGCGAAACCGAAGGCGAAGAGCTGAAATAG
- a CDS encoding response regulator transcription factor: MPRKNSPLPSSTMADKTIFVVDDDKAARDSLSWLISSVGLHVETFDSAQAFLDAYDPSRPGCLLVDVRMPGMSGLELQKRLAENPHCLPVIVVTGHGDVQMAVRAMKDGAFDFIEKPYNDQILLDLVQNAVRECERRRTQVTSHLEIQELIDTLTPRERQVMDMIVEGNTNKQIAFALDISDKTVEAHRAKVMEKLQAASLADLIRKSLSASA, encoded by the coding sequence ATGCCGCGTAAGAACAGCCCATTGCCATCCTCGACGATGGCCGACAAAACGATCTTCGTCGTCGATGACGACAAGGCCGCCCGCGATTCGTTGAGCTGGTTGATCTCGTCGGTGGGGTTGCACGTCGAAACCTTCGATTCCGCACAAGCGTTTCTCGATGCCTATGACCCATCGCGTCCCGGATGCTTGTTGGTGGATGTGCGCATGCCGGGGATGAGCGGACTCGAACTGCAGAAGCGCCTCGCCGAAAATCCTCACTGCCTGCCGGTCATCGTCGTGACCGGACACGGCGACGTGCAAATGGCGGTGCGCGCGATGAAGGACGGTGCGTTCGACTTCATCGAAAAACCCTACAACGACCAAATATTGCTCGATCTGGTGCAAAACGCCGTGCGAGAATGCGAACGCCGCCGCACCCAAGTCACCAGCCACCTGGAAATCCAAGAGCTGATCGACACCCTGACGCCGCGCGAGCGCCAAGTGATGGACATGATCGTCGAAGGCAACACCAACAAGCAGATCGCCTTTGCGCTCGACATCAGCGACAAAACAGTTGAAGCGCACCGTGCCAAGGTGATGGAAAAGCTCCAGGCGGCTTCGCTCGCCGACCTGATCCGCAAATCTCTCAGCGCATCGGCATGA
- a CDS encoding NAD(P)-dependent oxidoreductase encodes MTKIAFLGLGHMGQGMALNLLKAGFDLTVWNRTADKTGALVDAGARAAPTPALAVAGAEVIVTILGDDRSSEQVWLGEDGILSGDMAPGAIAVESTTVSRDWMIALGDLCQDAGLRFLDCPVTGGPPGANAGTLTMLVGGEAATLTEATPVLEAYANRIYHFGPVGAGTAYKLIVNTIGAVHAAAVAEGIAVARQAGLPLDMVADALGAGSVASPVTTYIAPRMAQDAHDEVRFAARWRNKDARYGIDMAHRLGCATPVLDAASALFKRAEDQGLGDMNESVIARMVKST; translated from the coding sequence ATGACGAAAATCGCATTCCTCGGCCTTGGCCATATGGGCCAGGGTATGGCTTTGAATTTGCTCAAAGCCGGCTTCGATCTCACCGTTTGGAACCGCACGGCAGACAAGACGGGCGCGCTCGTCGATGCCGGCGCGCGCGCCGCCCCCACCCCGGCCCTGGCCGTTGCGGGGGCCGAGGTCATCGTCACCATTCTCGGCGACGATCGCTCATCGGAACAAGTCTGGCTGGGCGAGGACGGCATCTTGTCCGGCGACATGGCGCCGGGGGCCATCGCGGTGGAAAGCACCACCGTGTCGCGCGATTGGATGATTGCGTTGGGCGACCTCTGCCAGGATGCGGGCTTGCGGTTTTTGGATTGCCCCGTCACCGGCGGCCCGCCGGGTGCGAACGCCGGCACCCTGACCATGTTGGTCGGCGGCGAGGCGGCGACATTGACCGAGGCAACCCCGGTTCTTGAAGCTTATGCCAATCGCATTTATCACTTCGGTCCGGTGGGCGCGGGTACCGCTTACAAACTGATCGTCAACACCATCGGCGCGGTGCACGCCGCCGCTGTCGCCGAAGGCATTGCCGTCGCCCGTCAGGCTGGACTGCCGTTGGACATGGTCGCGGACGCGTTGGGCGCAGGTTCTGTCGCCAGCCCGGTGACCACCTACATCGCCCCGCGCATGGCCCAAGACGCCCATGACGAGGTCCGCTTCGCCGCCCGCTGGCGCAACAAGGACGCCCGCTACGGCATCGACATGGCCCACCGCCTCGGCTGCGCCACACCGGTGCTCGACGCCGCGAGCGCCCTGTTCAAACGTGCCGAAGACCAAGGCCTCGGCGACATGAACGAAAGCGTCATCGCACGCATGGTCAAAAGCACTTAA
- a CDS encoding sensor histidine kinase has protein sequence MTSGFKRFCIATASFAFVAMMSVNLCWAQTLAKVDVKIAVLAFRGKAEAMQQWQPTADYLSDHVSGRVFSIVPLTLTEMQRAVETEAVDFILTNPGNYVAHEAAHGVARIATIRPNTHQKTDSLGATIFTRNVDNGIETLRDLKGKRFMAIRENAFGGFQMAWREMQAEGINPFKDLADLIFVGFPQDKVVDGVLAGDADAGTVRAGVLENLAENGKVKLSSLRILNPQDIHGFPFALSTRLYPEWPFAKLKNTPEMLSQQVVIALLGMPIDHPAAVAGNYAGWTVPLDYQPVHELFKELHIGPYDLPVEIKLSDLIEQYWQWGVFAGVLMGIAILWVVRVEHLVAKRTAELSQANAELETQIFERKRAEDTARNRQNELAHVSRVNTMGELTASLAHEINQPLSAIANYATGSVRRLKLDTISPDDLYEVLSTIATEAERAAQVIRRVRAFVRKGELSLETLDVNAIAREAIEITNAEAERQHIGLSGDFTEPLAPVLVDKVQIEQVMLNLIGNAMDALGAVSKDPKTIVVATRPGDPGEVICEVRDNGAGLSETARDLLFEPFYSTKPNGMGMGLSISRSIVEASGGRLWVEVDESGATVFKFSLPSAPQRTNKAENHHAA, from the coding sequence GTGACATCGGGTTTCAAACGTTTTTGCATCGCGACCGCTAGTTTTGCGTTCGTCGCCATGATGTCCGTGAATCTGTGCTGGGCCCAGACCCTCGCCAAGGTCGATGTCAAAATTGCGGTTCTGGCCTTTCGCGGCAAAGCCGAAGCGATGCAGCAGTGGCAGCCGACCGCCGACTATTTATCCGATCATGTCTCGGGGCGAGTATTCAGCATCGTGCCTTTGACCCTGACCGAAATGCAACGCGCGGTCGAAACCGAAGCCGTCGATTTTATTTTGACCAATCCAGGCAACTATGTCGCGCACGAAGCCGCACACGGCGTCGCCCGCATCGCCACCATCCGCCCGAACACCCACCAAAAAACGGATTCCTTGGGCGCCACGATCTTCACCCGCAATGTCGACAACGGCATCGAGACGCTGCGCGATTTGAAGGGCAAGCGGTTCATGGCCATCCGTGAAAACGCCTTTGGCGGATTTCAGATGGCATGGCGTGAAATGCAGGCCGAGGGCATCAACCCGTTCAAAGACCTCGCCGACTTGATTTTTGTCGGCTTTCCCCAAGACAAGGTGGTCGACGGCGTGCTGGCCGGGGACGCGGATGCGGGCACCGTGCGCGCCGGGGTTTTGGAAAACCTCGCCGAGAACGGCAAAGTCAAACTTTCGAGCCTGCGCATCCTCAACCCCCAAGACATTCACGGCTTTCCGTTTGCCCTGAGCACCCGGCTCTATCCCGAATGGCCGTTTGCAAAGCTCAAAAACACCCCGGAAATGCTGTCCCAGCAGGTGGTCATCGCGCTGTTGGGCATGCCCATCGACCACCCCGCGGCGGTCGCCGGGAATTACGCCGGCTGGACCGTGCCGTTGGACTATCAGCCCGTGCACGAACTGTTCAAGGAACTGCACATCGGCCCTTACGATCTGCCGGTGGAAATCAAGTTGTCGGATCTGATCGAACAGTATTGGCAATGGGGCGTGTTCGCAGGCGTGCTGATGGGCATTGCGATCTTGTGGGTGGTGCGGGTCGAGCATCTTGTCGCCAAGCGCACGGCCGAACTGTCGCAGGCCAACGCTGAACTGGAAACGCAGATTTTTGAACGCAAACGCGCTGAAGATACCGCCCGAAACCGCCAGAACGAATTGGCCCATGTGTCGCGCGTCAACACCATGGGCGAACTGACCGCCAGCTTGGCGCACGAAATCAACCAGCCGCTTTCCGCAATCGCCAATTACGCCACCGGCAGCGTGCGCCGTTTGAAGCTCGACACCATATCGCCCGACGATCTGTATGAAGTCCTGTCCACCATCGCCACCGAGGCCGAGCGCGCCGCGCAGGTGATCCGCCGGGTGCGCGCCTTCGTGCGCAAGGGCGAACTGTCTTTGGAAACTCTGGACGTCAATGCCATCGCGCGGGAGGCCATCGAAATCACGAACGCCGAGGCCGAACGCCAACACATCGGCCTGAGCGGCGATTTTACCGAGCCCTTGGCCCCGGTGCTTGTCGACAAGGTCCAGATCGAACAGGTGATGCTGAATCTGATCGGCAACGCCATGGACGCACTCGGCGCCGTCAGCAAAGACCCCAAAACCATTGTCGTCGCCACCCGTCCCGGCGATCCGGGCGAGGTCATTTGCGAGGTGCGCGACAACGGTGCCGGCCTGTCGGAAACCGCCCGCGATCTACTGTTCGAACCCTTTTATTCGACCAAACCCAACGGCATGGGCATGGGGTTGTCGATCAGCCGATCCATCGTCGAAGCCAGCGGCGGACGCTTGTGGGTGGAGGTTGACGAAAGCGGCGCGACCGTATTCAAATTCAGTCTGCCGAGCGCACCGCAACGCACCAACAAGGCGGAAAACCATCATGCCGCGTAA
- the soxY gene encoding thiosulfate oxidation carrier protein SoxY, producing MKTNTHVRRRDVLTITGAGACALALAPLAAHATPQSVQAEIDKVSAGKAPKDDARVMLTLPEIAENGGTVPLTVNVESPMTDADHIKAVHIYADGNPLPDVASYFVGPSNGKAELSMRIRLSTSQNVVAVAETSTGEVLVGRKHVKVTLGGCGG from the coding sequence ATGAAAACCAACACCCATGTGCGGCGGCGCGATGTTCTCACGATCACCGGCGCCGGGGCCTGCGCACTTGCCCTCGCCCCCCTCGCCGCCCACGCCACGCCGCAAAGCGTGCAAGCTGAAATCGATAAGGTCTCGGCCGGCAAAGCCCCCAAGGACGATGCCCGCGTGATGCTGACCTTGCCCGAAATCGCCGAAAATGGCGGCACCGTACCGCTGACGGTGAACGTCGAAAGCCCGATGACGGACGCGGATCACATCAAGGCCGTGCACATCTATGCCGACGGCAACCCGCTTCCCGACGTGGCCAGCTATTTCGTCGGTCCGTCCAACGGCAAGGCCGAATTGTCCATGCGCATCCGCCTGTCGACCTCGCAAAATGTGGTGGCCGTGGCCGAAACCAGCACCGGCGAGGTGTTGGTGGGGCGCAAACACGTGAAAGTAACCCTCGGCGGTTGCGGAGGCTAA
- a CDS encoding (deoxy)nucleoside triphosphate pyrophosphohydrolase, with translation MYELNATDWFAREAAKPKLLVTAVALIDTDGRVLMAQRPAGKSMAGLWEFPGGKVHDDETPETALVRELKEELGIDISESCLAPFTFASHAYESFHLMMPLYLCRTWKGTITPMEGQQLKWVKPVRLNQLPMPPADIPLVAMLMDYL, from the coding sequence ATCTATGAACTGAACGCCACCGATTGGTTCGCCCGCGAAGCCGCCAAGCCGAAACTGCTGGTGACGGCGGTGGCGTTGATCGACACCGACGGACGGGTGCTGATGGCCCAACGGCCCGCAGGCAAGTCCATGGCGGGGCTGTGGGAATTTCCCGGCGGCAAGGTCCATGACGACGAAACCCCGGAAACGGCGTTGGTGCGCGAGTTGAAGGAAGAATTGGGCATAGATATTTCGGAAAGCTGTCTTGCGCCGTTCACCTTCGCCAGTCACGCTTACGAAAGCTTTCATTTGATGATGCCGCTGTATCTGTGCCGCACATGGAAAGGCACGATCACGCCGATGGAAGGCCAACAGCTCAAATGGGTCAAACCGGTGCGTCTCAATCAATTGCCGATGCCGCCCGCCGACATCCCTTTGGTTGCGATGTTGATGGATTACCTCTGA
- a CDS encoding DsrE family protein: MRLLGFICSSIVAVALLVGNVTNADASERYGKQKVVYHINTPGGEGDKVYLGAMRNIQNHINAVGAENLDLKVVIHGNGIGLLQSAKAAGNVQTAVANLRSQSVGFEVCANTLKGKNIALDQLYEVFNEDVVPSGVAELARLQQMGYTYIKP, encoded by the coding sequence ATGCGTTTACTCGGATTCATCTGTTCGTCGATCGTCGCTGTCGCGTTGTTGGTCGGAAACGTCACCAACGCCGACGCGTCGGAACGTTACGGCAAACAAAAAGTCGTCTATCACATCAACACGCCGGGTGGCGAAGGCGACAAGGTCTACTTGGGCGCCATGCGCAACATTCAAAACCACATCAATGCCGTCGGCGCCGAAAATCTCGACCTCAAGGTCGTGATCCACGGCAACGGCATCGGCCTCTTGCAGTCGGCCAAGGCCGCCGGCAACGTGCAAACCGCCGTCGCCAACCTGCGTTCGCAAAGCGTCGGCTTCGAAGTCTGCGCCAACACGTTGAAAGGCAAGAACATCGCCCTTGACCAGCTTTACGAAGTGTTCAACGAAGACGTGGTGCCGTCCGGCGTGGCCGAGCTCGCTCGCCTGCAGCAGATGGGCTACACCTACATCAAACCTTGA
- the argJ gene encoding bifunctional glutamate N-acetyltransferase/amino-acid acetyltransferase ArgJ — MELKKSPLAPASFPDMPDIAGVRFATAQAGVKYKGRTDLMLAEFSPATTVAGVFTKSKTASAPVLKCREYLPGGTARALVVNSGNSNAFTGRRGEESVDHILSAVADAVGCNMSEVFSASTGVIGEPLPHHLIVGAMPGLRDALGSANWEQAARAIMTTDTYPKGATRRARIGDVDVTINGFVKGSGMIAPDMATMLGYIFTDAAIPSGVLQAMLTPSADASFNCITVDSDTSTSDTVMLFATGAAGNKTPTGIDDPALVDFKRALDEVTLDLAHQVVRDGEGATKFIAITVTGAENDVAAKRIGLSIANSPLVKTAIAGEDANWGRIVMAVGKAGEAADRDKMGIRIGGVQVTEDGMRVEGYDEAPVALHMKGQEIDIEVEVGIASGTATVWTCDLTHGYIDINADYRS, encoded by the coding sequence ATGGAATTGAAAAAATCTCCTCTGGCGCCCGCGTCTTTTCCCGACATGCCGGACATCGCTGGAGTGCGTTTCGCCACCGCCCAAGCGGGGGTCAAATACAAGGGCCGTACCGACCTGATGTTGGCGGAATTCAGCCCCGCCACCACGGTTGCGGGTGTGTTCACCAAATCCAAAACGGCTTCCGCGCCGGTGTTGAAGTGCCGCGAATATCTGCCCGGCGGCACCGCCCGCGCGCTGGTGGTCAATTCCGGCAACTCCAACGCGTTTACCGGACGGCGCGGCGAGGAATCCGTCGACCACATCTTGAGTGCCGTAGCCGACGCGGTGGGTTGTAACATGAGCGAGGTGTTTTCCGCCTCCACCGGTGTGATCGGCGAGCCACTGCCCCATCACCTGATCGTCGGCGCAATGCCGGGGCTCAGGGATGCACTGGGTTCGGCCAACTGGGAACAGGCCGCGCGCGCCATCATGACCACCGATACGTATCCAAAGGGCGCGACCCGCCGTGCGCGGATCGGCGACGTGGACGTGACCATCAACGGGTTCGTCAAGGGATCGGGCATGATCGCGCCGGATATGGCGACCATGTTGGGCTACATCTTCACCGATGCGGCCATTCCCTCAGGCGTGTTGCAAGCCATGCTGACGCCGTCCGCCGATGCCTCGTTCAACTGCATCACGGTCGACAGCGACACCTCCACCAGCGACACGGTGATGCTGTTCGCCACCGGTGCCGCGGGTAATAAAACACCCACGGGTATCGACGATCCGGCATTGGTCGATTTCAAGCGCGCGCTGGATGAAGTGACTCTCGATCTCGCCCACCAAGTGGTGCGCGACGGCGAAGGCGCGACCAAGTTCATCGCCATCACCGTCACCGGCGCGGAAAACGACGTGGCCGCCAAACGCATTGGCTTGTCGATCGCCAATTCACCGTTGGTCAAGACCGCCATCGCCGGCGAAGACGCCAACTGGGGCCGCATCGTCATGGCGGTGGGCAAGGCCGGTGAAGCGGCGGATCGCGACAAAATGGGCATTCGTATCGGCGGCGTGCAGGTGACCGAGGACGGCATGCGTGTGGAAGGCTACGACGAAGCGCCGGTTGCCCTGCACATGAAGGGCCAGGAAATCGACATCGAGGTCGAAGTCGGCATCGCCAGCGGCACAGCCACGGTGTGGACCTGCGATCTGACCCACGGCTACATCGACATCAACGCCGATTATCGGTCGTAA
- a CDS encoding NAD-dependent epimerase/dehydratase family protein — MVEERPRVGVLGATSLVGRHVSSRLVQMGYNVSAFSRQADVPSTDGVEWVRLDAPGEELRTTTSGSDSHRSQTIELWICVMSLWLLPEHLPLLEARGARRIVALSSTSRFTKTDSADHEERETASRLADMEALVADWARARDVEWIVLRPTLIYGLEEDKNIAVMTRFIRRFGFFPVLGEARGLRQPIHADDVAAACVSALSTTAIKDRAYNLSGGETLTYREMVARLFTSMGKPARIISVPLWAFRLGVMLAHLIPRYRHWSPAMATRMNSDLVFDHAEARDDFGFAPRPFQLDPPRT, encoded by the coding sequence ATGGTGGAAGAGAGGCCGCGGGTCGGCGTGTTGGGTGCGACCAGCTTGGTCGGCAGACATGTATCATCCCGTCTCGTGCAGATGGGCTACAACGTGAGCGCCTTTTCGCGTCAAGCCGACGTGCCGAGCACTGATGGCGTTGAGTGGGTGCGATTAGATGCGCCCGGCGAGGAGTTGAGGACCACGACGTCCGGCTCGGATTCCCATCGATCTCAAACCATTGAGTTGTGGATTTGCGTGATGTCGCTGTGGCTATTGCCCGAGCACTTGCCGCTGCTAGAAGCGCGTGGCGCCCGGCGCATCGTCGCACTTTCTTCCACCAGCCGTTTCACGAAAACGGACTCCGCCGATCATGAGGAGCGCGAAACCGCGAGCCGCCTCGCGGATATGGAAGCGCTTGTGGCGGATTGGGCGCGGGCGCGCGATGTGGAATGGATCGTGCTCCGCCCGACTCTCATCTACGGTCTTGAGGAAGATAAGAATATCGCAGTCATGACGCGGTTCATTCGCCGTTTTGGTTTTTTCCCAGTGCTTGGGGAAGCACGCGGTTTACGCCAACCGATTCACGCCGATGATGTTGCCGCGGCATGCGTTTCGGCGTTGTCGACAACCGCCATCAAGGACCGGGCATACAATCTGTCCGGCGGGGAGACCCTTACATATCGCGAGATGGTCGCACGACTGTTTACGTCCATGGGCAAGCCCGCGCGGATTATTTCGGTGCCTTTGTGGGCGTTTAGGCTCGGCGTGATGTTGGCACACCTCATCCCGCGCTATCGCCATTGGTCGCCCGCCATGGCGACGCGGATGAACTCGGATCTGGTATTCGATCACGCCGAAGCCCGGGACGACTTTGGTTTTGCTCCGCGGCCGTTTCAATTGGACCCACCTCGAACCTAA
- the soxZ gene encoding thiosulfate oxidation carrier complex protein SoxZ — protein sequence MATKDIKPRIRVPKKLTKGELFEVKTLISHRMETGLRKDKETGATIPRDIVRGLTVTYNGREVLKSVWHTAMSANPYTSFYVRAEDSGPMVFTWIDEANQVYTKEVAINVAG from the coding sequence ATGGCGACGAAAGACATCAAACCCCGCATCCGGGTGCCGAAAAAACTCACCAAAGGCGAACTGTTCGAGGTCAAGACCCTGATCTCACACCGCATGGAAACGGGCTTGCGCAAGGACAAGGAAACCGGCGCAACCATTCCCCGTGACATCGTGCGCGGCCTGACCGTGACCTACAATGGCCGCGAGGTGCTGAAATCCGTATGGCACACCGCCATGTCGGCCAATCCCTACACCTCGTTCTACGTGCGCGCCGAAGACAGCGGCCCGATGGTGTTCACCTGGATCGACGAAGCCAACCAAGTCTACACCAAGGAAGTGGCGATCAACGTCGCGGGCTGA
- a CDS encoding SLC13 family permease, which yields MHASATVAADFQMWVTFLVIIVAFALYAWEKVAIEVTSLGVLCVLMIFFYAFPIQGTGLSGTVDNILSPEVLLSGFSNPALITVLALLVIGQGMVRTGVLDVAAHFVLGCCGGTHWLSIFAVLFTATLVSGFLNNIPVVVIFIPIMQALADRFDMAPSKLMMPLSFAAILGGMTTLIGSGSNLLVNSALIGIEREPFGFFDFTVPGLVLAGVGLVYLLVVAPWLLPRREGMAESLVGGQTGGKQYIAQVTVGASSHLVGEKAVGGIFPALGNMTLRMVQRGEEAILPPFEDYEARAGDVLVVAATRKEIQEALARDAEGLYPDLESASGGVVPYTAGHKPAEMDESEGNLPDGDLDDSPTPWHGGERVLAEAMIPPASRIIGQTLPQVGFRFKTHCIVLGVQRRSRMIRTRMTEIRLQAGDVLLVQGSPVDVQALRTNQDVLLIEWSAAELPAHHHAKRAATVLLGVVLAAATGLVPIVIAGLTGAAAMVGLGVLNIRQAFRAVDTKILTMIPAALAMGAAMHATGGAHFVASAVMGLFQGAGPWAVLSIFFITMVVLTNVISSKAMAVLFTPIAVDLAISINAPVEAFAVAVVFAANCSFASPIGYQTNLLVMAPGHYRFTDFARAGVPLILLIWAVFSLFVPWWYGM from the coding sequence ATGCACGCCAGTGCGACGGTAGCGGCAGACTTTCAGATGTGGGTGACGTTTCTCGTCATCATCGTCGCCTTTGCCCTGTATGCGTGGGAAAAGGTGGCGATCGAGGTCACCAGCCTGGGCGTTTTGTGCGTCCTGATGATTTTCTTCTACGCCTTTCCCATCCAGGGCACGGGCCTGAGCGGGACGGTCGACAATATTTTGTCGCCGGAAGTCCTGCTGTCGGGCTTTTCCAATCCCGCATTGATCACGGTCTTGGCGCTGCTGGTGATCGGCCAGGGCATGGTGCGCACGGGGGTGCTCGACGTCGCCGCGCATTTCGTGCTGGGGTGTTGCGGCGGCACGCATTGGCTGTCGATTTTCGCGGTGTTGTTCACCGCCACGTTGGTCAGCGGCTTTCTCAACAATATTCCCGTGGTGGTGATCTTCATTCCCATCATGCAGGCCTTGGCCGACCGTTTCGACATGGCGCCGAGCAAGCTGATGATGCCGTTGAGCTTCGCCGCGATCTTGGGCGGCATGACCACGCTGATCGGGTCGGGGTCCAATCTGTTGGTCAACTCGGCGTTGATCGGCATCGAACGCGAACCGTTCGGCTTTTTCGATTTCACCGTTCCGGGCTTGGTGTTGGCGGGCGTCGGCTTGGTTTATCTGTTGGTTGTGGCGCCGTGGTTGCTGCCGCGCCGCGAAGGCATGGCCGAAAGCTTGGTCGGCGGCCAAACCGGGGGCAAGCAATACATCGCCCAAGTGACCGTCGGTGCATCGTCGCACTTGGTTGGGGAAAAAGCGGTCGGTGGAATTTTTCCGGCGCTTGGCAACATGACCCTGCGCATGGTTCAGCGCGGTGAAGAAGCCATCTTGCCGCCGTTTGAAGACTACGAAGCCCGCGCCGGCGACGTGTTGGTGGTTGCCGCCACGCGCAAGGAAATTCAAGAGGCTTTGGCGCGTGACGCCGAGGGGCTCTATCCCGATCTGGAAAGCGCAAGCGGTGGCGTGGTCCCCTATACGGCTGGACACAAACCCGCCGAAATGGATGAAAGCGAAGGCAACCTGCCCGACGGCGATTTAGACGACAGCCCGACACCGTGGCACGGCGGCGAACGGGTGCTGGCCGAAGCGATGATTCCCCCCGCATCCAGGATCATCGGCCAGACCCTGCCGCAAGTGGGCTTTCGCTTTAAAACCCATTGCATCGTGTTGGGGGTGCAACGCCGTTCGCGCATGATCCGCACGCGTATGACCGAAATCCGCCTGCAAGCCGGCGACGTGTTGCTGGTACAAGGCAGCCCCGTCGACGTGCAGGCGCTGCGCACCAATCAAGACGTGTTGCTGATCGAATGGTCGGCGGCGGAACTGCCCGCTCATCATCACGCCAAGCGCGCGGCGACGGTACTTTTGGGGGTGGTGTTGGCAGCGGCAACGGGCTTGGTGCCGATCGTCATCGCCGGACTGACCGGGGCAGCGGCGATGGTGGGGCTGGGTGTACTCAACATTCGCCAAGCGTTTCGCGCCGTGGATACCAAAATCCTCACCATGATTCCGGCCGCCCTGGCCATGGGGGCGGCCATGCACGCCACCGGCGGCGCGCATTTCGTCGCCAGCGCGGTGATGGGGCTGTTTCAGGGTGCGGGGCCGTGGGCGGTGCTGTCGATCTTCTTCATCACCATGGTGGTGCTGACCAATGTCATCAGTTCCAAAGCCATGGCGGTGCTGTTCACGCCCATCGCGGTGGACTTGGCCATTTCCATCAATGCGCCGGTCGAAGCGTTCGCCGTCGCTGTGGTGTTCGCCGCCAACTGCTCGTTCGCTTCACCTATCGGCTATCAGACCAACTTGCTGGTGATGGCCCCCGGCCACTACCGCTTCACCGACTTCGCGCGTGCCGGCGTGCCGCTGATCTTGCTGATCTGGGCGGTGTTCAGTTTGTTCGTGCCGTGGTGGTATGGGATGTAG